From the genome of Amyelois transitella isolate CPQ chromosome 16, ilAmyTran1.1, whole genome shotgun sequence, one region includes:
- the LOC106129710 gene encoding uncharacterized protein LOC106129710, producing the protein MIHFKDNKNKSALSTRWAQMSKQEQIIEKKKMEIQAKLEAQKQAAALAAQAKLSNPKTQDDKGNIFSNDGSFMSQFKALLEKQKKENSEEQGTEKVAAEGKKRDLKVKSEDVAQDRYDEGHSDHNDDRRRSGDRGNRNRHHRWGERSRNRPHSPMTPVVEDRRKSVDNKIIPPLMQIPICPPEDQNSDSGQQWQGENSEDADSNSEPPPSVMMPPMMGPGPMGPGQMGPMGSGPMGPIGSGPMGPMGSGPMGPGPMGPGHMGPGPMGPGPMGPGPMGPSQLGSGPMGPGPMGPGPMGPGHMGPRPMGPGSHIGPRPNMGPGPMPPFMGPPNFPMPPNFMGPNGPGGPCGPGPMPPNMCGPGGPNMSGPGPNGPPFFRPPFPNSPMMGPPNSMMPNNNCNMPFMGPRPPFGPNGPNFGPNGPNENRPNMPFMPPNSNNMSLHSIPEPKPLDAGNIQPPEPMKLQNIAPPMPLPLNNIPKPKDMDPGAIPVPSNSSQVLSPDIPPAIQRAASEVATNGDHWENVLKTIHSQDQNMWFLHNTNSNEYKAFRELVQKMRVEGERKPVVKPEDKYEPEFSLEDDDSSDSRPYFKEEKSHSYSSDSKSQPSWSMHGVKREQASSQSDEEPEVKRERRRKKKSRWGDDPPADIKPPGLVLAPPPPPPAITPGVQLAKIDEDGLKLTTVNRNNHALMQYAMTNYGTTNLSPEDWKKCEDNFKLNLLYQDMLKKRQEVERLAHAGKHKYEYDSDEDTAEGTWEHKLRAKEMTATERWATELTKQAAGKHHIGDFLPPEELKKFMEKYSAVKSGKEPDLSDYKEFKLKEDNVGFKMLQKLGWNEGQGLGAEGTGIVEPINKANQPVANLGLGASTSDVVAPDDDEFDAYRKRMMLAYRFRPNPLNNPRRPYY; encoded by the exons ATGATTcattttaaagataataaaaacaaatctgCTTTGAGCACAAGATGGGCGCAAATGTCAAAGCAAGAACAAATTatagaaaagaagaaaatggaAATCCAAGCAAAACTGGAGGCTCAAAAGCAGGCGGCTGCACTTGCCGCCCAAGCTAAGCTTTCCAA TCCAAAGACTCAAGATGataaaggaaatattttttcaaatgatGGAAGCTTCATGAGTCAATTTAAAGCCCTTTTGgagaaacaaaaaaaggaGAATTCTGAAGAACAGGGTACAGAGAAAGTGGCTGCTGAGGGCAAGAAACGGGATCTGAAAGTTAAGTCAGAAGATGTAGCTCAAGATCGGTATGATGAAGGACATTCTGATCACAATGATGATAGGAGACGTTCTGGAGATAGGGGTAACAG GAATAGACATCATAGATGGGGGGAAAGAAGCAGAAACCGACCCCATAGTCCCATGACACCTGTAGTTGAGGATAGAAGGAAATCAGTTGATAACAAAATCATACCACCTCTTATGCAAATTCCAATTTGCCCTCCTGAAGATCAGAATTCAGACTCTGGCCAACAATGGCAGGGAGAAAACTCTGAAGATGCTGATTCCAATTCAGAACCTCCACCTAGTGTGATGATGCCGCCCATGATGGGACCTGGACCTATGGGACCAGGTCAAATGGGACCTATGGGATCAGGGCCTATGGGCCCCATAGGATCCGGACCTATGGGGCCCATGGGATCTGGACCGATGGGCCCTGGTCCAATGGGACCTGGGCATATGGGGCCGGGTCCAATGGGTCCTGGCCCAATGGGCCCTGGTCCGATGGGCCCAAGTCAATTGGGTTCTGGACCAATGGGACCTGGACCCATGGGACCGGGGCCAATGGGCCCTGGTCATATGGGACCTAGACCTATGGGTCCTGGTTCCCACATAGGCCCTAGACCTAATATGGGACCTGGTCCAATGCCGCCGTTTATGGGTCCACCAAATTTTCCAATGCCCCCTAATTTCATGGGTCCCAATGGTCCTGGTGGGCCTTGCGGCCCGGGTCCCATGCCTCCGAACATGTGCGGCCCAGGTGGGCCTAATATGTCCGGGCCAGGGCCAAATGGTCCTCCATTCTTTAGGCCGCCTTTCCCAAACTCGCCTATGATGGGCCCTCCAAATTCCATGATGCCAAATAACAACTGTAATATGCCTTTTATGGGACCTCGTCCGCCTTTTGGTCCTAATGGACCCAACTTTGGTCCAAATGGTCCCAACGAGAATAGGCCCAATATGCCTTTTATGCCTCCCAATTCAAACAATATGTCACTCCACTCAATTCCTGAACCGAAGCCATTAGATGCTGGGAATATACAGCCCCCTGAGCCAATGAAACTTCAAAACATTGCACCTCCAATGCCTCTTCCCCTAAACAATATTCCGAAACCTAAAGACATGGACCCGGGAGCCATTCCTGTACCATCAAATTCTTCACAAG TTCTATCTCCAGATATCCCGCCGGCAATCCAGCGAGCAGCCAGCGAGGTCGCCACCAACGGCGACCATTGGGAAAATGTGCTGAAAACCATACACTCACAAGACCAAAATATGTG GTTTCTACATAATACGAACTCCAATGAATATAAGGCGTTTAGGGAGTTAGTGCAGAAGATGAGGGTAGAAGGAGAAAGGAAACCTGTAGTGAAACCGGAAGACAAGTATGAACCTGAGTTCTCATTGGAGGATGACGATAGCAGCGACAGCAGACCTTATTTTAAAGAAGAGAAGAGTCATAG CTACAGTAGCGATTCAAAAAGCCAGCCGAGCTGGAGTATGCACGGCGTAAAGCGTGAGCAGGCAAGCTCCCAGAGCGATGAGGAACCGGAAGTGAAGAGAGAGAGGAGACGCAAGAAGAAGTCCAGATGGGGAGACGATCCGCCCGCTGATATCAAACCACCTGGACTGGTATTGGCACCGCCGCCACCACCACCTGCAATTACACCAG GTGTTCAACTAGCTAAAATAGATGAGGATGGTCTTAAACTGACCACAGTGAACCGCAATAACCATGCGTTGATGCAGTACGCTATGACCAACTACGGTACAACCAATCTGAGCCCTGAGGACTGGAAGAAGTGCGAAGACAACTTTAAACTCAATCTTTTGTATCAg gaCATGCTGAAGAAACGCCAAGAGGTGGAGAGATTGGCTCACGCCGGCAAACACAAGTACGAGTATGACAGCGACGAGGATACCGCCGAGGGGACCTGGGAACATAA GTTACGTGCTAAAGAGATGACAGCCACAGAACGTTGGGCCACAGAGCTCACCAAACAGGCGGCCGGCAAACATCACATCGGTGACTTCTTACCGCCTGAAGAgcttaaaaa ATTCATGGAAAAGTATTCTGCGGTGAAAAGCGGAAAGGAACCAGATTTGAGCGACTATAAAGAGTTCAAACTGAAGGAGGACAATGTTG